In the genome of Natronorubrum daqingense, the window GACGGCGTTTTCTTCGAGTCGGCCGACGCGGGTTCGAAGGTCGGTCAGTTCGTCGTCGATCTCCTCGCGTTCGGCTTCGAAGTCCGCTCGCTCCTCGAGTTTCGTCTCGATCTCGTCGATCTGGGAGTGGACGTCGTCGTACTCCGATTCGAGGGACTCGATTTCCATCTCGAGTTGGGTGCTCTCACGGTGGGTTTCGATGACGTCGCCGTAATCTGCCGTCTCGAGCGTCTCCGCTTCCTCCTCGAGTTCCTCGACGCGGTCGCGCTGTTCGGCCTGTTGGGTTTCGAGATCGTCGATCCGCGACTCGCGGCGCTCGAGTTCCTCCTCGACGGCGGACCGACGGTCCTCGAGTTCTCGGTGATTATCTCGGCGCTCGCGAAGTTCGCGCTGGCGCGTTGAGAGTTCGTCGATCTGGGATTGGAGGTCGTTTCGCTCGCCGAGTTTGGCCTGATGCAGCGATCGAAGCTTTTCGACGGTGGTTTCGATGCGTTCGCGTTCGACCGACGATCCGCAGGTCCAACAGACGACGTCGCTCGACTCTTCGAGGAGTTGGTCGGTGACGTCACCGTCTGTATCGGAGCCTGCACCGGTGTCGCCGTTTGGCTCGATCTCGAGGTCGAGTCCGTCTTCCTCGAGTCGGTCCTCGTTGAACCGGATGACGCTCTGGAGTTCGTTCAGCGTCGTATCGAGTGCGCGTTTTCGGTTTCGAAGCTCCTGAACACGCCCCTCGAGGTGCTCCGGTGAATCGAGATCGTCGTCGACGGCCTCGAGTTGGTCGTCGATCTCCTCGCGTTCGGCCTCGAGTTCGGCCTTGCTCTCGCGTTCGGTTTCGAGTTCGTACTCGATCGAGTCGAGCGTCGACTGCGCGTCCTGGAGGTCGGCGACAGTCTCCTCGATGTCTGCGCGTTGCTCTCGACTCGCGTCGATATCGAGGTCGAACGACTCGAGTTCCGATTCGAGTTCCTCGAGTCGCTCAGTTTTGGCTTCGATGTCGTCTTCGATGGCCTGCCGTCGCGTTTCGAGAGCCGGCCGTTCGGACTCGAGATCGTCGAGGTCGGCGAGTCGGTCGTCGATCTCTCGCTTTCTGGATTCCAGTCGCGATATTTCGGCTTCGATCTCGTCCGTGTCGATCGGT includes:
- a CDS encoding archaea-specific SMC-related protein; this translates as MSPPESVTSSITVSAERIGGIDSTEVTLEPGVNVLTGRNATNRTSFLQSIMAAIGSDRPSLKGDAESGHVELALDGETYTRTLERHDGAVRFDGDPYLEDAELADLFAFLLESNEARQTVRRGDDLRELIMRPIDTDEIEAEISRLESRKREIDDRLADLDDLESERPALETRRQAIEDDIEAKTERLEELESELESFDLDIDASREQRADIEETVADLQDAQSTLDSIEYELETERESKAELEAEREEIDDQLEAVDDDLDSPEHLEGRVQELRNRKRALDTTLNELQSVIRFNEDRLEEDGLDLEIEPNGDTGAGSDTDGDVTDQLLEESSDVVCWTCGSSVERERIETTVEKLRSLHQAKLGERNDLQSQIDELSTRQRELRERRDNHRELEDRRSAVEEELERRESRIDDLETQQAEQRDRVEELEEEAETLETADYGDVIETHRESTQLEMEIESLESEYDDVHSQIDEIETKLEERADFEAEREEIDDELTDLRTRVGRLEENAVDAFNEHMDSILSILEYGNIERIWIERRERSVREGRRKVTKTAFDLHVVRAADDGTTYEDRIDHLSESEREVTGLIFALAGFLVHEVHEAVPTVLLDSLEAIDSDRIADLVAYFEEYADCLVVALLHEDAQALPDSHTYVTEI